A region of the Thioploca ingrica genome:
TCTTTTCTTCTCTCACGATATCTTCAAAAGCATGTGAATATTCTGAAAAACGAATACTTTCTTTAGAACCCAAACAAAGATAACTTTCGTTCCCTAAACTTTCAAAAAATAGCCCTAACGCTCGATTTTGTAACTCACGGTTAAAATAGATTAATACATTTCGACACATGATTAAATTCATTTCGCCAAATACACCATCGGTAGCCAGATTATGATCAGAAAATAAGATATTTTCTTTCAGAGATTTATTCATAACTACATGATCATAATGTGCTGAATAATAATCGGAAAAGGATTCTAACCCCCCGGCTTTTTGGTAGTTAGCGGTATATTGCTTAAGCTTACTAATATTAAAAATACCATCTCTAGCTTGTTTAAGCACCACTTCATTCATGTCGGTGGCATAAATCTGAGTACGTTCATATAAACCCTCCTCTTTTAAAATAATCGCCATGGAGTAAACTTCTTCACCGCTAGAACAACCCGCGTGCCATATTTTAAGAAAAGAAAATTTCTTGAGTTCTGGGATGACCACTTTTCTCAAAGCGAGGTAAAAACTGGGATCACGAAACATTTCTGTCACGTTGATAGACATATCCAACAAAAGTCTTTCAAAAAAAGCAATATCATAAAGTACTTTATGTTGCATAGCCGATAAACTGTCTAATCCCTCTTTGAGCATACGATGTTGAATCCGTCGCTTAATAGAAGCTTTGGCATAATTTCTAAAGTCGTAACCATACTTTAAATAAATCGCTTGTAGTAATAATTGTAATTCAATGTTTTGAGTTTCAATATCTTCCATAGTGGTGGCAACGGTTAAATGGATGGGTCAATTTTGATCACCCACTTTAAATGAGGATGAAAACAAATTGATAGGCTATTATTTTGCTAAAGGTTAGCAAATTAATTTAACTAACACGAAGTTAGGATAGATTGTTAGTATAAAAGAATAACTAAAAAAAGCGAGAAGAAACGAAAATCTAACGGTTTCTTCTTCAGTCGGTTGGAATAAGTTAATGTCATAGTAACCAGGAATAAAATTGGAGGTAGTCATTTTAGGGTAACAAGGGGTTACAATTCCTTGTTACCACATCGCTAACCTCTCGTTATTGGATTTTAATCCCATCAAGCAATTGTTGTACCCGCTGAGTATTGGGATTACCTATGGCCTCAAATAATTGCAAACTATTACCTAGCATCTTCTTTGCTTGCAATGATTTCCCTTGATTTTTATATAAAACACCCAGGTTAGCATAACTATTAGCAATATCTAATTTATTTTCTAACTTTTGATTTATTTCTAGACTTTTGAGAAATACTTCTTCCGCCAATTTTGGCTCACCTTGTTTTTTGTAGACTGCACCCAACAGAGTATAGTTCTTAGCCATACTCGGTTGATCTTCTTCAACTTCATTGAGCTCTATGGCTTTAAGAAACATTTTTCCCGCATTAACTAAATTACCCCAGTTCGCGTAAAAAGCACCTAAATTAGCATATTTACTGGCTATATTTGCCGTTTTTCCTAAACTTTCAGTGAGTTTGAGTTCTTTAAGTAACATGTCTTCTGCACGTTGCCAATCACCACGGCTAACGTAGATTGTGGCTAAGCTAGCGTAATCATCTAGCCTATTTTGTTGATTATTGACCGCTTCATCAATGGCCAAGGCTTTAAGAAACATTTGCTCAGCACCTTGTATATCACCGCGTTTACTAGCTAGAATGGCTAGGTTTGAATAATGAAGTGCCATATTTTCCTGACGACCTAAAGATTCATCGATGGTTAATGCTTTGAGAAACAGTGGTTCAGCACGAGTTAATTGGTTGAGTTGGGTATAAACCACACCCAATCGAGCATATTGGTCTGCCATAGCGGCTTGGTTATTTAAAGTTTGATTGATTTGCAAACTCATTAATAACATTTCCTTGGCTAAGGGTAACTGTCCGGTTTCCATGTAAAATAGGCCTAAATTAGTATACTGAATCGCCATGTCGGCTTTATTTTGTAAAACTTCAGTAATTTCTAGTCCTTTTAAAAACATTTGCTCGGCTTGTTGCCAATCACTCCGGTTTTTATAAAAATTGCCTAAGGTGGTATAGGCAGTCAATTGGTTGTATTTTTCTTCTATACTGCTGGCTTTATCAATAAGCTTGCCTCTGGTTTTTTGTAAATCACGTCTATTATCAATATCTATATTGGCTTGGGTTACCGTTTCTTCTGAATTTTCTAGAGCATTATTGAGGTCAAGTTCTAATCCCTTAAGAAACATCTCTTTAGCTTGTGCTAAATCGGGTTGTTGTTTAGCGTAGAGTAGACCTAATTGAGTATAGTTATAGGCCATATTGGCTTTATTTTCTAAAGTTTCATCTAATTCTAATCCTTTCAGCAACATTTCTTCAGCACGTTGTTTATCGCCTAGACTGGCATAGAGTGTACCCAATTTGGTATAGTTGCTTGCCATACCGGCTTTATTTTCAATATTTTCATTTATTTTTAAAGCAGTTAGCAATATTTTTTCCGCTTTTTGATTATCACCACGACGTACATAGATCTCACCTAATTGAGCAGAGTGAATAGCTACATTTTCTTGGTTTTTTGATGATTTATCTATTGCTATCGCTTTTAGAAGCATCTTTTCTGCTTGTTGCTCATGACCACTTTTTAGATAAAATTGAGCCAGTTGAGCATAATGGTAAACTATGCCAGCAGAATTCTCTAAAGTTTGGTTAATTTCCAATCCCTTTAAAAACATCTTTTCAGCGCGTTGCCACTGACCGTGATTAATATAAAATTCACCTAAAAGAACAAATCGATTAATGACTATATCTTCAGGTTTATCTGAACTAACTGCTATTTTTTTCAGAAACATCTTTTCCGCCTGCGACCAGTCATTTTGTTTTGCATAAAGAGCACTCAAATTACTATACTTAGTTGCTAAGCTTTGCTTATTTTCTAGAGTTGCCTCGGTTTCTTCCACTGCTTCGGCAATCTTTATACTTTTAAGATACATCTTTTCAGTCAGTTGCCAATTACCGCGCACATAATACAGGTTACCTAGATTAACATATTGTTTGGACATGCCTTTGTTATCATTAACTTTTTTAAAAATGGCTAAACTTTTTAAAAACATTTGTTCTGCACGAGACCAATCTTCACGAATGGCATAAAGACTGCCCAAATTGTCGTATTGCTCTGCGATACCTTCTGATTTTTCTAGTCCTTGAAATATTTCCAGACCTTTGAGATACATCTGTTCAGCCGGTTGCCAACGACCCTCTGTTCCATAAAGAAGTCCAAGATTAGCATATTGCTTAGCTATATTTTCCGGTTCTGCTAACTCTTGCCAAATGGCAAGACTTTTAAGATACATTTGTTCCGCTTTTTTAGAATCACCTTGACCGCGGTACAGATGTCCAAGATTTTCACATTCCCAGGCAATTCCTTTTTGATGGTCTAATTCCTGAAAAATCTTAAGACCTTTGAGATACGTCTCTTCGGCTTCTGACCAGTGACCCTCCTTTCGGTATTCTTCTCCTTGTCTGGTATAATCAACCGCTTGATTATACTGATTGGCTTGCCAAATTTGCCAAGCAATGAAACTGAGAAAAGCGATAACGATAATGGACATTATCCACCAACCTATCGTTTTTAAATAATTTTTTTCCACTGACTGCTCCATTAGTTCACTTCCTTTCTATGCTATGATTTACGGTAAAATACAATTGTTGGCCCAATAGTCAAATTCGGGTGACGATATATCTCAATGAGTTTGTGAGTCGCCTGAAGCGTTTTTAATGGCTTATTCACCTCAGGAAACCAATAGGAAAACCACAGCAGTTCTTCGTGACTAGCTTGAAATTGCATCATCGGTTTAAAACCATTGTTCCTGATATAGTGGTGATAAGCTTGGGAACGTTCTGCTATCAAAATGAGAAATTGTGGCTCATTATCTTTAATAAAAGCAAGACTCTGATCCTGACTTTCCCAAGATACCCAAATGAGTTTTGCCAGCGGATTGATATATTTTCTAAAGAGATCTTTATCAATAATCTTTGAAGGAACCCAAGTTAGGGTAGCATGAGGTCTTATCCAAGTTAATTTGGGGGGAACCGGCGCAGAACCGATATCAAATAGTATTTTACTCTGGGCAAAAATTTCATTATTCTGTAATATAAAATTTCTAAGCTGGTAGAAAGTAGAATGTTGATAAGCTGCTCTTGCCAGAAGAGAATTGGTGGTTGTTAATAAGTTTTCAGCAACAACGGGTAATAAATATAAACTCACCCCCATAGCGAAGATAATTTGCCCATATCGCGTTATTTTCACTGGTAATAAGCCTAATTGCCTCCAAATAAAGCGAATAACCGCAATACTATTTAAAATTAACAACGGTGCAATCGGATAAATATATCTCAGTTCAAAGTGCATCATTCTGTTGCCAAAGATAACCAAGCCTAAATAAACATTGCAAAACAAGACACTGACAACAAATAATCCAGAAACCGCTATTTGCTTTTTAAACAATAACGGGATGATTAATAAATACAGAAAAACAACATTGAGATAGATAAGCGGTTCTTGTTGGTAAAGCAAAAGCCACTGCTGAAAACTGGTTATAAAGGGTACCGTCAGATGTGGATTTTTTTCAGCATTCAAAATACGCCAAGGTTCAAATAGCCACTGACTATATATATCACCACCAAAGTCAACGACAGCATAGGGGTGAACAATCAATATCACTAATATATAAATAATCGGTAAAGAAACGACGATTTTTAAAATTGGCTTAGAAAATAAGCCCGTTAGATAATTTATACCGTGTTGCTGGCAATAGCTAATAAAGAAAATGAAAACAATAGGCAACAAGTAAAAACCATGATACATTTTGCTAAAAGTGGCCAATATTAAGCTAACAAAAGCAATATAAAAATAACTTAACTGGGGTTGTTGGGTAAATTTCAGTGTATACAGCATTGACAATAAAATAAAGACCATACCGGTCGCATCTGGATGAAGCCAGTAAGAATAAATCGCTGCCCAAGGTAAGAACATGAAAAATAAACTAGCCGCGAAAGCGAGCTTTTTATTGTCAAATAAGCGATTCGCTAAATTAAAAAACAACCCGATAGAAGCGAGAGCAACAGTGAAATTGATCGCCCTAATCACGGCATTAAACAGCGGTTGATTATCAATTAAGCCAAATAGCGGCTGTTCATAAAAGCCCAAAATCTGTCCAATGAGTTTTAATAATAATATCACTATAAAGCTAATATCATTAAAAGGCCAACCGTATCCAGAAAAAAAATAATTATGTTGGTTATAAACGGGATAATTAAATAAACTCATAATTTCATAGGCTAAATTCCCTGGATCACCGGATTCATAAATGGCCATTAAAGTAGGGTCTTCGTTGAGTATGAATACGGTATGTAAAAAAACAATGAAAAAAATGACAACTAAGCCCGCAGTGTAAGGACAAAAATTTAAACGCATAACAAACCATTATTCCTTTACTGTGAAAGCCATTATTTCTTCTCTCTCTATCGTTATTTCGGTTTACAATGAGGAGGATAATCTAGCTTGGTTACATGAAAATCTTGTGTCAATGCTAACTACAATGGATTATGACTACAAAATCATTGGCAGTGATGATACAAGTTTTGTTCTCTTTGAACAATTTACTCAACAAGATAGTAAAGTTAAAGTCCAATCTACTTCGTAATTATGAAAGTAAAGATAATTCTTTACAAATTTTACGAAAATATTCTCGTAAAGATAAATGTGGATTTTAGGCGAATATATTGCGAGAATTTATGTTGACAAAGGCTATTTTATATATAGTAGAAGGAAAAATTAATTTCAATGAGAATTCTGATGCTTAATTCTGAATATCCACCGCTTGGCGGTGGACAAGGTAATGCTAATAAATATTTATATGAAGAATTTAAAAATTATAGTAATTTAGAAATAGATATTATTACAGCTTCAGTCAATGACAAAAAAGTTGAAATTTCAACTTTAGGAAAAATTTATTATTTAGATATAGGGAAAAAGAACACCAATTTACATTGGCAGAGTGCAAAAGAATTAATTGTTTACTCAATAAAATCTTTGCGATTAGCGCTCAAACTTTACAGAAATAGGAAATATGACTTCATTGTGGCATGGTCGGGAGTGCCTTCCGGGTTCCTAGCCTATGTTTTATTTTTAATAAAAAAAGTTCCTTATATTACCTTACTTAGAGGCGCGGATGTGCCTTTTTTTGAGCAAAGATGGAAATATTTAGATAGATTTATTTTCTGTTGGCTTAGTCCGATAGTTTGGAAAAATTCTAAATTTGTTATTACAAATTCCAGTAAGCTTAGAGAACTCGCTTTACAATTAAGCCCCAAACAACATTTTTATTTAATCCCTAATGGAATAGATTCAAAAAAATTTCAGGGTAAAGACTACGAACTTCACGATAAATTAAGAATACTGAGTGTAGGCAGATTAAATGAAATAAAAGGGTTCTCCTATTTAATTGAAGCTTTAAGGGATATAAATGGAGTTAGTTTAACTATAATTGGTAATGGACCATTGTTAGAAAAATTAAAATATCAAAGTAAAGGGTTAGATGTCACTTTTTTGGGAAACGTTGCACATGATAAGCTAATAGACATTTATAGGAGTAACGATGTATTTGTATTACCTTCACTTAATGAAGGCATGAGCAATACTGTTCTTGAAGCCATGGCTTGTGGATTACCATTAATTTTAACTAATGTTGGTGGCAGCTTTGAACTAGTGAACGGAAATGGGTTTATCGTTTCGACCAAAAATAGCAAAGCAATTAAAGAAAAAATAACCGAATTTTTAAAAGATCGAAGTTTAATTAACACCATGGGTATGAGATCAAGACAACTCGCTGAAAACATGTCATGGTCGAAAGTCGCTCAAGATTATTTTGAACTATTTGAAAAAGTTTAATCAAGTTAGTTTTAGTACGGGTACAATAACTAATTTGCAATACATAGCCTATGCAACTGATCACTTTATAAATCTCAAGGTAAACTTACCTACCTGTGGTGTAAGGACAGAAATTGAAACACATAACAAAATATCATTCCTTAATAATATGAAAGCTATTATTTCTTCTCTCTCTATCATTATTCCGGTTTACGATGAGGAGGATAATCTAGCTTGGTTACATGAGAATCTTATGTCAATGCTAACCACAATAGATTATGACTACGAAATCATTTACATTGATGATGGCAGTGACGATACAAGTTTTGTGCTACTTGAACAATTTGCTCAACAAAATAGTAAAGTTAAAGTTATCCGTTTTACTCGCAATTATGGTCAAACGGCTGCTCTCGCTGCGGGTATAGATTATGCTGCTGGCGATACTATTATTTTTATGGATGCTGATTTACAAAACGATCCAACCGATATTCCCATGATGTTAGCTAAATTGAATGAAGGCTATGATGTGGTTAGCGGCTGGCGTTTACATCGACAGGATACTTGGTTAACTCGTACCTTACCTTCTAAATTTGCTAATTGGTTGATTTCAAAAATTACTAAAGTACATTTACATGATTATGGTTGTACCCTTAAAGTCTATCGGCGACAGGTGCTACAAGGTTATCGTCTTTATGGCGAAATGCATCGTTTTTTACCGGCTTATGCTGCTCAAGTCGGTGCCAATATTATTGAGGTACCGGTTAAGCATCACCCTCGTCGCTATGGTCAATCTAAATATGGCTTGGAACGTACCCTGAAAGTGGTTTTAGATTTATTGACGGTCAAATTTTTAAACAGTTATGCCCAAAAACCGATTTATGTGTTTGGGAGTGTGGGCATCTTGCTTATTTTTCTTAGTTTTTTTCTCGTTTTCTTCCTACTGATAGAGAAAATATTTTATGGACATTCTTTGGTGACCAATCCTTTATTGCTCATGTCAGTTATGTTTACAATTCTAGGGGCACAATCTATCTTTATCGGATTAATTGGCGAATTATTAGTACGGACTTATTATGAATCTCAAGGTAAATCGACCTACCATATTAGTCGGCGATTGAACCTGGATAAAAAAACTGCCATACCATGATGACTTGGATTATTTCAGTGATGAAGCTAAAAACTAACTTGGAGGTCACATGACAGCCATGCTCTCCCCGACACCAGAACCAGTTTCGCTAAACCCGGCAACTCAGCCAAGCCCGGTAAGTGAGTCAATTCCTTCGCCTTCAACGTTGGCCGCCTTAGCACCGGAAGAGTGGCCCAATATTGACCATTTGGTAACCGAGGACGATACGCCAGTGGACAACATTTTTTCAGAAAAACAACAACGTTTATTAGTGGAAAGTTTGTATACTTCCTGGCATGGGGCAGAAACTGGACGTTTATTTCTAGCTCTCGCTAATGTCGGGTTATTTTGTGGTATCTATCAACCCCCTTTAGTTCCCGATGTCCTACTCAGTTTGGATGTTCAACTTCCCAAAGATATTTGGACCAAAGCGCATCGCTCTTATCTCCTGTGGGAATATGGTAAACCACCGGAAGTCGTCATTGAGATTGTGTCAAACCGCCAAGGACATGAATTAGACAGTAAACTACACGATTATGCCAAAATCGGGGTCGCTTACTACATTGTCTATGATCCAGAAAGACAACTGGGTGAAAAGGTACTTCATCTATATGAGCGGCGTCATATCCGCTATGTCGAAATAAGTGGGCCGTGGTTACCAGAAATAGAATTGGGTCTAACCTTGTGGCATGGCCAATACGAAGACCGAGAAGATACTTGGTTACGTTGGTGTGATCAAGAGGGTCATCTCATCTTGACCGGAGCTGAACGTGCCAAACAAGAACGTCAACGCGCTGAGCAAGAATATCAACGTGCGGAGCAGGAACGTCAACGCGCTGAGCAAGAATATCAACGTGCAGAGCAAGAATGCCAACGTGCGGAGCAAGAACGTCAACGTGCGGAGCAGGAGTGCCAACACGCGGAGCAAGAACGTCAACGTGCGGAGCAGGAACATCAACGTGCCGAACAAGAACGCCAACACGCTGAGCAAGCGAACCAAGAAAAGGAACAAGCCTTATTCCAGTTAGAACAAGAGCGACAACGTGTAGCACAACTGGTTGCACAGTTACAAGCCTTAGAAAGTGATAAAAAATAAGATGTGTGGTATAGCCGGATTTGTTGGCACTGGCACGATAGCAGACTTACAGCACATGACCCAACAACTGATTCATCGTGGTCCAGATGCACAAGGATTGTGGCATGACGCCAAACAAGGCGTGTACTTAGGTCATCGCCGCTTATCAATTATCGATCTGGTTGGTGGTAAACAGCCCATGTGGACGCCAGATGAGCAGTTGGGAATTATTTTTAATGGCGAAATTTATAACCACCTAGAACTTCGTCAACAGTTAGAGAAAGCCGGTTATCATTTCTCCACTCATCATTCTGACACCGAAGTACTATTACACGGTTATCGGGCGTGGGGTAAAGAATTACCTAACAAACTCAATGGGATGTGGGCATTTGTTTTATATGATCGTCAGCAAGGTATTTTGTTTGGTAGTCGGGATCGCTTTGGCAAAAAACCATTTTTCTACACCCATCAACTAGGAAATTTCATTTTTGCTTCTGAACTGAAAGCGGTTACTGTCCACACCAGCTTAAGACCTCAATTATCAAAATTAGCTCTTAAAAAATATTTCGCTTATGGTTATATTCCCGCGCCGCATTCTCTTTATGAAAATATTTACAAACTGCCGGCTGGTCATTCTTTATGGTATCGCATTAATACTAAAACCCTCACGGTACAGAAATATTGGGATTTTGAATTAGAACCTTTTGATTACCTTCCTAAAAATCCAGAAGCAGAATGGGGTGAACAACTGCGTGAACTTTTAGACCAAGCTGTACAAAGACGCTTGATGTCTGATGTCCCTTTGGGCGTATTCTTAAGTGGTGGGATTGACTCTTCGGCGATAGCGGCATTGGCTAGCAAACATATTCCGGCAACCGACTTAAATACCTTCAGCATTGGTTTTACTGAACCGGATTTTGATGAAGCGGTTTATGCTAAGCAAGTCGCTCAACTTATTGGTTCTCAACATCATTCAGCCATTCTTTCTCTAGAAACCAGTAAAGAATTATTACCCGAAATCATGAGCAAGCTAGATGAACCGCTGGGAGACAGTTCTTTGTTACCCACTTATCTACTTTGTCATCATGCTCGACAAAAAGTAACAGTCGCTTTGGGAGGTGATGGTGGCGATGAACTATTTGCCGGTTATGATCCGTTTCAGGCCTTACGGTATGCTCAATTCTATCATCGCTTCATTCCTAAACCGATTCATCGTGCTATTGAAATGCTGTTCGCTCGATTACCCGTTTCTTATCGCAATATGAGTTTAGATTTTAGAATCAAACGCACATTACGAGGATTAAGCTATCCACCACGACTCTGGTGTCCTACTTGGATGGCTAGTCTCGCTGCGGATGAATTAGCGGATTTATTTCAAGAAAAAATTAATTTAGAAGAGATCTATTCAGAAGCAATCGAACAATGGGAAGCTTGTCACCAAACCAATTTGATCGATAAAATCTTGCAATTTTTTACTAAACTTTATCTGCAAGATGATATTTTGGTTAAAATTGATCGCGCCAGTATGCTGGTTTCTCTAGAAGCACGGTCGCCATTTTTAGATATCGAATTGGTTAATTTTGTCCGCCAACTGCCCAGTGATTATAAATTTCGCCACGGACAAACCAAATATATTTTGAAAAAAGCCTTAGAACCACTCCTGCCAAAAGAGATTATCTACCGTCGTAAAAAAGGTTTTGGCGTTCCGATTGGTAAATGGTTTCATCAACAACAACTTGCTTTTACTAACGGACATTTCTCGCCATTAAACCCAGAATTTATTAACCGCAAATTAGCCGAACATACTCAACAACGGGTTGATCAAAGAGCATTTCTTTGGAATTTATGGGTTTATCAGGCGATGAGTTAATGCTAACAATTATGGCTTGTTCACTCACTCCGTGCACATCACCCCAACTCACACTTTTTACGGTGGATAATGTTCATCCTACCTAGCTTAATGGCAGTGATACCTACCTCACAGTAGGGTTGGCAATGTGGGCAATAGAGATAATGCGAAAAATCAATAATCGTCTACAATGATATAGAGACTTGTGTACTCTTAAAAAGCGCTCATCCTATTCTTCCTTGCTCTCAGGTTTAATCGTTTTTAAACCATAAAGCAATTAATTAAGGAGGTAAAACTGATGATGCGACGAATTTCCTATACTATTGCCCTAATCAGTCTATTGTCCGCCTGTTTGGAAGTTAGAAGTGTGTCAGAACAAGATAGCATTCAAGCTCAGAAACTTGATACTTACTTACAGACTGCTTATCACTTAAATAATACACAAAAAGAATCATTACAAGCAGGGTATCCTTTTGTGGGTATGAGCTTAAAAGAAGCCAATTTAGCCCTGTTTCCTAGCCACTATCAGGTGAGTTTTTCTGATAAACTGCTTCAAGCAAGTTATAAAAATAGATGGGGTGTGGAATATCTTTTGGTGTTTAATCAGGCTTCAGAATCAGTGATTGACTGGTATTTGCAGGATAAAGTTCAACTTCGTGAGCCGTCTGACTGTCATCCTCACACTGGATTAGAAGGCATGACTCTACGATAAAGCGAGTCGGTAAAAGCACCCTGTTTGTGTGGCTCAGTGATGAAGGGTGCGAACAAAAGCCCGCATCCTACGCGGGCTTATCCATCACCACAAAAAATCCTTCAAACGTTAAACCGAAAGTGCATGACATCACCTTCTTGAACCAGATAATCTTTGCCTTCTAAACGCCATTTCCCCGCTTCTTTCGCACCAGACTCGCCTCGATAGGTAATAAAATCGGCATAGGAAATCACTTCGGCTCGAATAAAACCGTGTTCAAAATCAGTGTGAATCACCCCCGCTGCTTGAGGCGCAGTCACTCCAATTTGAGTTGTCCACGCACGAACTTCCTTCGGACCCGCAGTAAAAAAGGTTTGTAACCCCAACAACTGATACCCAGCGCGGATCACTCGATTTAAGCCCGGTTCAGTTAAGCCCATTTCGCTTAAAAATTCTGCTCTTTCAGCCGGTTCGAGACTAACTAATTCCGCTTCAGTAGCGGCGCTCACCGGAACAACTTCAGCACCTTCCTGTTCAGCCAGTTGGCGTACTTGGTCGAGGTAAGGGTTATTCTCAAAACCGTTTTCCGCAACATTGGCTAGGTACAAAATCGGTTTCAAGGTCAATAAATGTAATTCTCGCAACCAGACTTGTTCATGTTCAGTCAGTGTTAAAGTACGCAGGGGATAGCCTTGGTTGAGCTGTTGCTGAATACGTTCCAATAATTGTTGTTGAGCCAAAGCTTCTTTATTGCCGCTTTTGGTATTTTTACTGACCCGTTGTATCGCTTTTTCCAGCGTAGCTAAATCCGCTAAAGCGAGTTCGGTATTAATAATTTCAATGTCGCGCAACGGATTGACTGTGCCAGCAACATGAATCACGTCGTCGTGTTCAAAACAACGGACTACATGCGCAATCGCTTGCGTTTCACGGATATGAGCTAAAAATTGATTACCGAGTCCTTCACCTTGGGACGCACCCGCCACCAAGCCGGCAATATCAACAAATTCCATGGTGGTCGGAATGATTTTCTGGGGTTTAACAATACCCGCCAATATCTCTAAACGAGCATCAGGCATAGCCACCACACCCACGTTCGGATCAATGGTGCAAAAAGGATAATTTTCTGCCGCTATATTCGCATTGGTAAGGGCATTAAATAAAGTGGATTTGCCCACATTGGGTAAACCCACAATCCCGCATTTAAATCCCATAATAATTATTTATATCCGTGAATTGTTTTGAGAAATTAAAGATTATTCGCTTTGAGTATGCAATTGTTGCATGGCTTTATCGAGTTCTCCCCTGATAATGAGTGGCATCACCGCGAGAGCCGCTGTAATCGAGTTTTCAATAGCCAATTGATCAACTGAATTTGGCTCACTCAAGACATAATTACTGACCGAAGCACCACGACCGGGGTGACCAATCCCGATTCGTAAACGGAGAAATTGATGACTACCCAATTGAGCAATAATGTCTTTTAAGCCATTATGTTTTCCGTCCCCTCCACCTAGTTTTAAACGAACGGTACCCGGCGGAAAATCCAGATCATCATGCACGACTAAAATCTGTTCCACTGGAATTCGGTAGTAATTAGCTAATGCGAGTACCGATTGTCCACTTCGATTCATAAAAGTGCCTGGTTTCAGCAACCAGACGGAGCAACCGGGAAGTTCTACCCGACCAATGGCACCAAAGAACTTAGCTTCATAGCGAAATTGATTGGGTAGAACGAATTGATCAATCAGCCAAAAACCGGCATTATGACGAGTAGCCACATAACGTGGTCCTGGGTTTCCCAAACCCACTATGAGAGTAATCGACACACTCGTGACTTAACTTATCCTTCTGCTGCCCCAGGGGTACCGGTTGATTCGTCTTCAGTGCGACTACCTCTGGGTAAATGGACTGAAACCACCGGCAGATCATGTTCAGCACCGGCTAAGAGTGCCACAATTTCAACCCCTTCCGGCAACGATAAGTTAGATAAATGAATCACTTGGTTAAGGTTAATTTCAGTTAAATCAATGGCAATAAATTCAGGTAAATCTTTAGGTAAACAACGGATTTCTATTTCAGACAAATGATGTGATATCACCCCGCCATTCTGTTTAACGCCAATACATTTA
Encoded here:
- a CDS encoding peptidyl-tRNA hydrolase, producing MSITLIVGLGNPGPRYVATRHNAGFWLIDQFVLPNQFRYEAKFFGAIGRVELPGCSVWLLKPGTFMNRSGQSVLALANYYRIPVEQILVVHDDLDFPPGTVRLKLGGGDGKHNGLKDIIAQLGSHQFLRLRIGIGHPGRGASVSNYVLSEPNSVDQLAIENSITAALAVMPLIIRGELDKAMQQLHTQSE